GACTGGTCGAAATACCCCTGGTTGAACCGTCGTGAATGCGCCGTGCCGAGCAGATGACCTTCGGCCTGTGTCGCTAGATCTGCGGCTGTCGCGAAGTAGTGGATGGTGAGTGAAATCGTCCCTGCCGGAACGAATTTGCCGCGACGCTGAAACACGCGCGGATAGAAGACGTCGCACATCGAGGTCAGCGACGCGAAATCGAGTTGACGAGGAGGAGCGTCGCGCACCCATAATGTCGCGGTCGAGTCGACCGTTTCTTCCTCGCTGAGTTTTCCTGCAGCGAAGTGCATTTCGTAGTTCTTTGCCCAGGCGATGAAGTCAGGGAAACCACCGGCTTCGAGGTCCGACGGCGCCGGTGCGGCAGGGGAAGATGCCTCGACGTCGTTCCACGTTTCCCGGCGCGACCCGAACACGGCCGTTGCGGTGGTGGCGACTACACCGCCCTGTGAGAGTTCGAGATACCAATGCTGATTGCTGCGGTTGGTGCGCACGGCACGAGTGGAAATCTCGAATGCGCCGTCGGAAACAGGACCGGCGAAGTTGATCGTGATCGAAATCGGTTCGCCGAGACGGTCGGGATGCTTTTCGACAGCGCGAATCAACGTTGCCGCGGTGAGACCACCGAACGGTCCGACCATGTTTTTGTATGCAGTGGACGTGTGACCTCGAACGACGCCGTCGCGGACGGCTTCCAGTGTCAACGCGTCGTCGAAGGGGTGCGTGTCGGTCATGGGGCTCCCAGAAGTGTGTTCAGTACTATGCTGTGCGCCATAGTATCCGAGCTGAAATCTCGATGACGTGGTGCCGGCGCCCGCCCAATCACCGCTGAGCACTTCCAAGTTCTGCCGCTTTGGCGGTCAGCACCGCCCGCTCACGCTCGTTGCCCGCCAACCTTGCGGCTTCCAGCAATTCGATGCGTGCTTCGTCGATTCGACCGAGTTGGGCAAGAAGGTCTCCTCGCACACTCGGCAGCAGGTGGTAACCGGAGAGCGTCCCCGCACTGACGAGCTTGTCGACGTACTCCAGGCCGATGACCGGGCCGTAGGCCATCGAGACAGCTGCCGCTAGATTGAGATCGACAACCGGCGAGGGTGCGAGCTGCTGTAATGCCTCGTACAGCAACACGATTCGCTTCCAGTCGGTATCGGCAAAAGTCGCTGCGACGGCGTGGCATTCCGCGATCCCTGCCTGCAGGCTGTACGGGCCGCGACCACGCCCGATCGCATCGGCGCGCGCCAGAGATGCCAGGCCTCGGGTGATCTGGCCACGATCCCATTTCGTGCGGTTCTGCTCGGACAACAGAATTGGTACACCGTCGGGGTCGGTGCGGGCCCCGAACCTCGACGCAGTCAGTTCCATCAGTGCTACCAAGCCATGCACTTCGGGCTCTTGCGGAACCAGTTCGGCGAGGATGCGTGCCAACCGCAGCGCTTCGTTGCTCAGGTCGGTGCGCATCCACTCCTCACCCGAACTGGCCGCGTATCCCTCGTTGAACACCAGATACACAACGCTGAGGACCCCGCCGAGCCTGCGGGCAAACTCCGCGCGCTCGGGCACCTCGAAGGCCACCTTCGCCGAGGTGAGCGTCTTCTTGGCCCGCACGATGCGCTGCTGGACGGTCGCTGTCGATATCAGAAACGCCTTCGCGATCTCCTCGGTCGTCAGTCCGCCGACTATCCGAAGCGTCAACGCCACCTGCGCTTTTCGATTGAGAACCGGATGGCACGCAATAAAGATCAGCCGCAGGATGTCGTCGTCGATACGGTCGGGATCCCACGGTTCGTTTTCGACAATCGAGGCTCCGTTCTCCAACTCGCGGGCAAAGTGCGCATAACGCTCGTCGAGCCGAGCTTTGCGGCGCCACCCGTCGATCGCGCGCCTTCTCGCGACCGACGTCAGCCATGCAGCCGGGTTGCGGGGAACGCCCGAAGTGGGCCACTGCTCCACGGCCTCGAGCAGGGCCTGCCCGGCCAGGTCCTCGGCGAGGTCGAGATCGCCGACAGTTCGGGTGAGCGTGGCGAGAATTTTCGCCGACTCGATCCGCCACACGGCCGCGACCTCGCGTCGAACATCTTCGGTCATGTGTCAGGAGGAGACAGGTCGATCGGTGCCGAGTTCTTCACGCCAACCCGCTTCCTTCTGGACGTACTCGTTGCTCTGATCGAACTCTTCCATCTCGGTGACTCGACGGACCTCGAGCTTGACTCCGGGGCCGAGCGGGCAACGCTTGGCCCATTCGACGGCCTCGTCCTTCGACGAGGTCTGGATGATCCAGAATCCCGAGAACAACTCCTTGGTCTCTCCATACGGGCCGTCGGAGATGATCGGTGTTTCGGCATCGAAGTCGACGATGAAACCCTCTTCCGGCCCCGCCAAACCTTCACCCGCAAGGAGCACCCCGGCCTTGAGGAGCGACTCGTTGTACGCGCCCATGGCGTTGATGATCTCGGCGAAGTCCATGTCCTTGGACGCTTCGATGGCCTGGTCGGTGGTGCGCATGATCAGCATGTACTTCATTTCGGTTCTCCTCCGCTGCTGGGACGACTCTTCGGTCCCTCTGCTTACACGTCGAACGGGTCGAGCGCCGATCGACATCGGCCCGAAAGGAAATCTACTTCCTTGGAAGATTCGGGCTCGGACGACCGGCATCAACTGCCTTGCCTGGCGCGATAGGCCGCGACAGCAGTCCTGTTTCCGCAAGAGGTAGAGCAAAACTTTCGGGAACGGTTGCGGGAAAGGTCGAACACGATGCCGCCGCAGTCGGCCGCGCAGACGTCGAGCCGTGAGAGTTCGTCGGCACGAATCACATCGATCATCGCCATGGCAGTCTCGACGGCGATCCTGTCGGCCAGGGGCCTGTCATCGCTCACCGCATGCAGATGCCAGTCCATGTCTCCATGTCGGACCAGCCGCGGCAGTGCTTCGGCGTCGGCGAGGATGTGGTTGACGATCTCCACGGCACCGTCGCGGTCGCTTATGAGCAGTGTTCGCAACAGTGGCCGCAGCGCGCGGACTGCGTCGAGTTCGGCGAGATCGCCGTCGAATCGGCCGGTGTAGCGCTGCTCGACGAAGAACGCTGACAGTTGCGCGAGCGTCGTCATCGTGTCCGGATCCTCTGCCGAGTTCACCAAGACGACAGCGGACAGCATCGCCCCTTCGGTGTCATGAGCGAAAATCATGTTGACACCTTACATCGCGATCCTTAACGTAAGGTGCCATGACGAGTTTGACTGATGACGTCCGCGTGCAGCCAACGTCCAGGCTGGCCTCGGGGCTCGGCTTGGCCGCAGTGTCCTCGGCCGCGTTCGGTCTCTCCGGGCCACTGGCAAAGGGGCTTCTCGACGCCGGGTGGACTGCTGGGGCTGCGGTGACCGCGCGAGTTCTGATTGCGGCCGCAGTCCTTGCGCTACCCGGTGCGTTGGCTATGCGGGGTCGCTGGAATCTAGTACCCCGCAGCCTGGGGACCATCGTGGCGTACGGCGCGATCGCCGTCGCGGGATGTCAGCTCGCATTCTTCAACGCTGTCGGTTACATGCCGGTAGGTGTTGCATTGCTGATCGAATTCACCTCGCCTGTCGCAGTCATCGGCTGGATATGGTTGCGCCACAAGCAACGTCCGACGGTCAAGACCGTCTTCGGCGCGGCAGTGGCGGCAGTCGGTCTGGTGTTCGTGCTCGACTTGATCTCGGGTGCAGCGATCGACCCGATCGGAGTTCTATGGGCGCTCGGTGCGATGGCCGGAGCAGCCGTCTACTGGATCATGTCGGCCGAAGAAGGACACGGTCTACCGCCGTTGGCCCTCGCAGCCGGCGGGCTGTTGTGCGGCGGAGTGATCCTGATGTTGGCGGGGCTGATCGGGATCGTGCCGTTCGCCGCCACTACCTCGAATGTGATCCTTGCCGGTGCAACCGTGCCCTGGTGGGTGTCGATCGCCTTGTTGGGCGTGGTCACCGCCGCGCTCGCTTACGTCTGCGGAATCGCTGCGATCCGCAGACTCGGCTCGCGCCTCGCCTCGTTCGTCGGGCTCACCGAGGTCCTGTCCGCTCTCGTGTTCGCCTGGCTTTTGCTCGGTGAGACACCGCGGCTCGTTCAGGTGTGCGGCGGCGGCCTCATTCTGCTCGGGGTTGTGATCGTCAAGCTCGGGGAGCCGAAAGGTGGCGTCAGCGGTGCAGGGAACGATGAATGTGTACGTGGTATTTCGGCGGTGGCGTGCGCGCCCGAGAGGAACGTTTTGGAGTGAGCAAGCAACAATCGGTGTATCGCGCGGAGTCGTTCGATCGGATGCTCGAGTACATGGCCGAGCGAGCTCGCGACTCGGTCAGCTCCGGCGAACGAAAGATCCTGGGTATCACAGGTCCTCCCGGCTCAGGGAAGTCGACGGTGTGCAAGGCTCTCGGCGAGGTGCTCGGAGCGAGCGCCGCGATCGTCGAGATGGACGGATTCCACCTCGCGAACAGCGAGCTGACAAGGCTCTCCAGACGCGACCGCAAAGGGGCTCCCGACACGTTCGATGTGGACGGGTACGTCGCATTGCTCGGGCGGCTACGCGAGCAGGACTCCGAGGTGATCTACGCACCCCGATTCGATCGCGGATTGGAGGAATCGGTCGGATCAGCAGTGCCGATCATGCGCAGCACGGCCTTGATCATCACCGAAGGCAACTACCTGCTGTCCACGGGTGGGGGTTGGCAGCGTGTCCGACCGGTACTCGATGAGGTGTGGTATCTCGACGTCGCGCAGAACATTCTCACCGAACGATTGATCAGCAGACAGCGTCGTCACGGAAAAGCGCTCGCGGATGCACGTATGTGGACCGAACAAGTGGATCTTCCGAATTCGAATATTGTTGCAGGAGAACGTGAGCGAGCCGACCTGGTCTTTGCAGTGCCAGAGGATCCGAATTCATACCGCGGATAGCCCCGATGTGCGTCAGGGGCCCCAGACTCCGAGTTCGTTGCCGCTGGGATCGGCGAAGTGGAAGCGTCGACCGCCGGGGAACTCGTACGGGCCGTTCACCACCGCGCCACCCGCTGCACTGACCGACTCCACCGTCGCGTCGAGGTCATCGGAATACAAGAGCACAAGTGGACCTCCCCTCGGTGCAGGTTCGTCCACCAGAGCCAGGCCGCCCACTTCATCGCCGTCAGCACCGACGATCCCCGCATACCCAGGGCCGTAGCTGTTGAAATCCCAGCCGAATGCGCTGCGGTAGAACGCTTGGGCACCAGGCAGATCGGTCACGGAAAACTCGATGTAGTTCAGTCGGTGATGCATGTTCTCGGTCATGGCGGATATTCTCACATGGAGTGTGAGCAGGATGTACCACTTGCGCGCTGAGCAAGCGGGTTCTCGCGCACTCTGGTCGCGAAAGGAACACCATGCCCGCCCGGCGATCTACGGGGCAGCCGGCCCTGCAAGGATCCCGTCGATTTGGCATATTGCTGTCACCAAGTCCTCATCCATCTTCATCTCGGCCATCGGTTGCATCTGTTCCGCGGTATCGAAGGTCATCGTCGTAGTCATCCGGGTCCGACCGCCGAGGTCCATCAGTTCTACGACGGCATGCGCAGTGCCCATGTCTTCGATGGGATCCCAATTCACGTCGGCGAACCCGTCGTCGAAGGACAAAGTTCGCGGTGCGTCGATTGATGTGATCGACCACCGCCCCCGAACTTTCTGCCCGTGGGAACCGAGCATGTAGTAGTGGGCCACCCCGCCTGGTTCGAACTCATGGGTCTCGAATGTCGCCGGCGAAGTAGCTGGAGCCCACCATAGTTCGAGCATGCGTGGGTCTGCCCAGATCTGCCAGACGCGATCGACTTTCGCGTCGAACTCGGCAACGATCGTGAAGACGAGGTTTTCCTCATCCCTGTCGGTGCTGATGACGGTCATCGCGTCTCTTCCTGTTCTCTACTAGTCGAGTTTCTTGTCATGAGCTTGCGCTCAGCGCGGCGTACGTGGCCTGTAAACAGTCTCTGGCCCGGTCGGATCCGATGATCCCCTCACCCATGCGATTCATCATGTAGGAGAACGTCATTCCACTTTCGGGATGCATGACGATCAGTGACCCACCCCATCCACCCCAAAAACATATTTTCTCCTCGGGAATGTAAGGAACCGTCTCGAGCTGCGGCAGTGCGAATCCGATTCCGAAACGCAGTGGCACACCCAAGGCCAAATCGACTCCGTTACTCTGCTCGTCGAACGCAAGCTCCACCGCGTCGCGTCCGAGCAGACGTACGCCGTCGACCGTTCCGCCGAGTGAGAGCGCGGACAAGATCGTTGCGACGGAGCGAGCATTACCGTGACCGTTGAGCGCACCCAGTTCGGCGCGGCGCCACGGCGCGGTGTTGGCGGACTCGGCGTCGATCGGCGGGCCCAGGAAAGTGCGGCGTCGCACTTTCGACGGGTCGGCAATCTTCGGCGAAGTGCTTACAGGTGGCGGCACGACGGCGGCGATACGTCCCCAGTCCTGCTCGCGAGCACCGATCTGGAAGTCGGCACCGAGGGGGCGCGCGATATCTTCGGTGACGAACTGCGCCAGCGTCTTACCCGTCGTGCGGCGCACGAGTTCGCCGACGAGATGTCCTTGCGTAGCGGCGTGATAGCCGGATGTGGTGCGCGAATCCCACCACGGCGACTGCGCAGCCAATCGACTGGTGGCCAACTCCCAGTCGTACATGTTCTCGGTGGTGAACGGCGCATCCCAGCCCGAGACACCGGATGTGTGCGACAGCACGTGTCGCACCTCGATGTCGTGTTTGCCGTTGGCCTCGAACTCGGGCCAGTACTTCGCAACCGGTGCATAGGGGTCCAGCAGTCCACGATCCATCAGCATCAATGCGGCGAGGTTGGTTACTGTTTTGGTCGTCGACCAGACATTGGTGATCGTGTCTCGAACCCACGGACGGGTGCGAGCGGAATCGCAGTGGCCACCCCAGACGTCTACGACACGACGGCCGTCGATATCTACGACGATCGAGGCGCCGAGTTCCGCACCCGAGTCGATGCCGTCCGCCAACGCGTCGCGAACCTGACGGAAGCCCGGGTCCCAGTCGCCGTCAATCATTGCCCGGCGCACCGAGAAGTCGGTGCACGGCGAGGTCGACGTAGGTGTCTGCGACGGCTTCGATGCTCAGATCCCCTCCGTCATGGAACCAGTTGCTTATTCCGTTCAGCATGTCCGTCACCGCGAAGGCGGCTACGCGGGCATCGGACACCGTGAACTCCCCGGTGTGCATACCGGCGGCAATGACCTCGCGCACGCGTCGTTGGTAGCGACGCCGATAGTCCTCGATCGTGGCTCGGTGTTCCGGCGTCAGCGACGCCAGCTCGTGGAGCCCGACGATGTACTCGACGCGTCGGAGGTTGAGATGAACGAGATGCGCCCGCACCAGCGACGCCAACCTTTGTGTGGGCGTACCCGGTGCGTCGAGCAGCGGCAGGTTCTCTTCGGACGGTTCCTCGGTGACGGTGAGGCAGACCGCGAAGAGGATGTCTTCTTTGGAGGGAAAGTGATGGTACAGACTCGCTCCGCGTATTCCGACAGCATCGGCGATGTCACGCATGCCGACATTGGCATACCCGTCGCGCGCAAAGATTTCTGCCGCTTTCGACGCGATGTCCTCGCGGCGGCGTTGCGTTCGGATCTGGCGTGGGACGACGGCTTCTCGATCGGGTGCGGTCATACGGGCTCCTCCGCTGCGGTGGCCATGGTTCGAAGGTTCCTCTTGAGGATCTTGCCCTGCGCGTCGACGGGTAGTTCTTCGACGATGTACACCGACTTCGGAGCCTTGTAGATCGCCAGTTCGATCCGGCAGTGCTCGATGATGGCCTGCGGATCGGGGGTGCACCCCTCGCGCGCGATGACGAAGGCAGTCACTGCCTCGGACCAATAGGGATCGGGCACTCCGACGACGGCCGCCCGCAGCACCTCCGGGTGTGTGTGAATGGCGCGTTCGACCTCTTGCGAAGATACATTCATTCCCCCGGTCTTGATCATGTCCTTCATGCGATCGTAGAAGAACAGATTTCCATCGGCGTCGACGCGCACCATATCGCCGGTGTGTACCCAGCCGCCACGGAAGACTTCGGCTGTTCGTTCCTCGTCCTTGAAGTATCCGAGCATCACCGACGGAGTGCGACAAACCAATTCGCCGATCTCGGCGTCGTTGCCTTCGGCGTCGACGACCTTGACCTCCAGGTGCGTGACCGGCTTACCGATCCACGACGCGTCCCCACCGGGAATGTCGTCGAGGGTGGAGAACCAGCCGACCGATCCCAGTTGGGAAAGTTCCGACTGTCCCCAATACGTGCCCCAGATTGCTTCCGGTGCCGCACTCGCCCACGCCTCGATGGTGTGGGGTGAGACCTGGCCACCGTAGGTGAGACAACGCCGGACCTGCCCGACGGCGGTGCTCCCGAAAGTGGAGTCGCGAGCGAGTGCCATGTAGAACGTCGGAGTTTGGGCGATGACCGAGATCTTCTCGTCGGCGATGATCCGGAGCGAGAGTGCCGGTTCGACGGTTGCAGGCAACACGAGTGTGGCACCCATCAGTGTCAGAGTTGTCATCGATCCGAGGCCTGCGATGGTGTGGAACGGCATGACGAACAGCCAGGTGTCCTCGGGACCTGTTTGCAGACCCCAACTCCACGCGGGCGCCGTGGAGATCAGGAAGTTGCGATGCGGAATCATCACACCTTTCGGTGCGGCCTCGGTGCCGGAGGTATAGATGACCATGGCGACGTCGTTCTCGTCCATGTCGACTTCGGGGTCGGACGAGGGCAACTGCGCCGTCAGCTCCTCGTAGTGCGCGCCGAACGTGACGAGCGTCGTCGACTCCGGTTTGACGTCGGCGACCGTGTCGGCGAATTCGGCATCGGCGACGACCACGGTCGGCTCTGCGTGTTCGAGTTGGTGCTGCACTTCTGCTGATCGATACATGACGTTGATGCCGGTGAACGCGGCGCCGATCTTGAGTGTGCCGTAGTAGGCGATGACCACGTCGACACTGTTGCGCGCCATCGACGCAACTCGGTCACCGTGCCGCACCCCGAGATCGAGGAGGAGGTTGGCGAATCGGTTCGCGTGTGCGTCGAGCTCTCCGTATGTGGTGACCAGGCGCGTGCCGTCGGATCGGTAGCTGATGAACGCGGTCTTGTGCGGCTGCGTTCGCGCGTGTCGACGAAGTTGATCGCCGATGGTGGCGCGGCCGATCAACGAACGGTGATGCTGGGCAGTGCCG
This region of Rhodococcus sp. PAMC28707 genomic DNA includes:
- a CDS encoding thioesterase family protein, translated to MTDTHPFDDALTLEAVRDGVVRGHTSTAYKNMVGPFGGLTAATLIRAVEKHPDRLGEPISITINFAGPVSDGAFEISTRAVRTNRSNQHWYLELSQGGVVATTATAVFGSRRETWNDVEASSPAAPAPSDLEAGGFPDFIAWAKNYEMHFAAGKLSEEETVDSTATLWVRDAPPRQLDFASLTSMCDVFYPRVFQRRGKFVPAGTISLTIHYFATAADLATQAEGHLLGTAHSRRFNQGYFDQSAELWGTDGNLLATSHQVVYYKD
- a CDS encoding RNA polymerase sigma factor, encoding MTEDVRREVAAVWRIESAKILATLTRTVGDLDLAEDLAGQALLEAVEQWPTSGVPRNPAAWLTSVARRRAIDGWRRKARLDERYAHFARELENGASIVENEPWDPDRIDDDILRLIFIACHPVLNRKAQVALTLRIVGGLTTEEIAKAFLISTATVQQRIVRAKKTLTSAKVAFEVPERAEFARRLGGVLSVVYLVFNEGYAASSGEEWMRTDLSNEALRLARILAELVPQEPEVHGLVALMELTASRFGARTDPDGVPILLSEQNRTKWDRGQITRGLASLARADAIGRGRGPYSLQAGIAECHAVAATFADTDWKRIVLLYEALQQLAPSPVVDLNLAAAVSMAYGPVIGLEYVDKLVSAGTLSGYHLLPSVRGDLLAQLGRIDEARIELLEAARLAGNERERAVLTAKAAELGSAQR
- a CDS encoding YciI family protein; translated protein: MKYMLIMRTTDQAIEASKDMDFAEIINAMGAYNESLLKAGVLLAGEGLAGPEEGFIVDFDAETPIISDGPYGETKELFSGFWIIQTSSKDEAVEWAKRCPLGPGVKLEVRRVTEMEEFDQSNEYVQKEAGWREELGTDRPVSS
- a CDS encoding CGNR zinc finger domain-containing protein; translated protein: MIFAHDTEGAMLSAVVLVNSAEDPDTMTTLAQLSAFFVEQRYTGRFDGDLAELDAVRALRPLLRTLLISDRDGAVEIVNHILADAEALPRLVRHGDMDWHLHAVSDDRPLADRIAVETAMAMIDVIRADELSRLDVCAADCGGIVFDLSRNRSRKFCSTSCGNRTAVAAYRARQGS
- a CDS encoding DMT family transporter gives rise to the protein MTSLTDDVRVQPTSRLASGLGLAAVSSAAFGLSGPLAKGLLDAGWTAGAAVTARVLIAAAVLALPGALAMRGRWNLVPRSLGTIVAYGAIAVAGCQLAFFNAVGYMPVGVALLIEFTSPVAVIGWIWLRHKQRPTVKTVFGAAVAAVGLVFVLDLISGAAIDPIGVLWALGAMAGAAVYWIMSAEEGHGLPPLALAAGGLLCGGVILMLAGLIGIVPFAATTSNVILAGATVPWWVSIALLGVVTAALAYVCGIAAIRRLGSRLASFVGLTEVLSALVFAWLLLGETPRLVQVCGGGLILLGVVIVKLGEPKGGVSGAGNDECVRGISAVACAPERNVLE
- a CDS encoding nucleoside/nucleotide kinase family protein; translated protein: MSKQQSVYRAESFDRMLEYMAERARDSVSSGERKILGITGPPGSGKSTVCKALGEVLGASAAIVEMDGFHLANSELTRLSRRDRKGAPDTFDVDGYVALLGRLREQDSEVIYAPRFDRGLEESVGSAVPIMRSTALIITEGNYLLSTGGGWQRVRPVLDEVWYLDVAQNILTERLISRQRRHGKALADARMWTEQVDLPNSNIVAGERERADLVFAVPEDPNSYRG
- a CDS encoding VOC family protein; the protein is MTENMHHRLNYIEFSVTDLPGAQAFYRSAFGWDFNSYGPGYAGIVGADGDEVGGLALVDEPAPRGGPLVLLYSDDLDATVESVSAAGGAVVNGPYEFPGGRRFHFADPSGNELGVWGP
- a CDS encoding SRPBCC domain-containing protein, translated to MTVISTDRDEENLVFTIVAEFDAKVDRVWQIWADPRMLELWWAPATSPATFETHEFEPGGVAHYYMLGSHGQKVRGRWSITSIDAPRTLSFDDGFADVNWDPIEDMGTAHAVVELMDLGGRTRMTTTMTFDTAEQMQPMAEMKMDEDLVTAICQIDGILAGPAAP
- a CDS encoding serine hydrolase domain-containing protein, which produces MIDGDWDPGFRQVRDALADGIDSGAELGASIVVDIDGRRVVDVWGGHCDSARTRPWVRDTITNVWSTTKTVTNLAALMLMDRGLLDPYAPVAKYWPEFEANGKHDIEVRHVLSHTSGVSGWDAPFTTENMYDWELATSRLAAQSPWWDSRTTSGYHAATQGHLVGELVRRTTGKTLAQFVTEDIARPLGADFQIGAREQDWGRIAAVVPPPVSTSPKIADPSKVRRRTFLGPPIDAESANTAPWRRAELGALNGHGNARSVATILSALSLGGTVDGVRLLGRDAVELAFDEQSNGVDLALGVPLRFGIGFALPQLETVPYIPEEKICFWGGWGGSLIVMHPESGMTFSYMMNRMGEGIIGSDRARDCLQATYAALSASS
- a CDS encoding TetR/AcrR family transcriptional regulator, encoding MTAPDREAVVPRQIRTQRRREDIASKAAEIFARDGYANVGMRDIADAVGIRGASLYHHFPSKEDILFAVCLTVTEEPSEENLPLLDAPGTPTQRLASLVRAHLVHLNLRRVEYIVGLHELASLTPEHRATIEDYRRRYQRRVREVIAAGMHTGEFTVSDARVAAFAVTDMLNGISNWFHDGGDLSIEAVADTYVDLAVHRLLGAPGND
- a CDS encoding class I adenylate-forming enzyme family protein; translation: MTGTAQHHRSLIGRATIGDQLRRHARTQPHKTAFISYRSDGTRLVTTYGELDAHANRFANLLLDLGVRHGDRVASMARNSVDVVIAYYGTLKIGAAFTGINVMYRSAEVQHQLEHAEPTVVVADAEFADTVADVKPESTTLVTFGAHYEELTAQLPSSDPEVDMDENDVAMVIYTSGTEAAPKGVMIPHRNFLISTAPAWSWGLQTGPEDTWLFVMPFHTIAGLGSMTTLTLMGATLVLPATVEPALSLRIIADEKISVIAQTPTFYMALARDSTFGSTAVGQVRRCLTYGGQVSPHTIEAWASAAPEAIWGTYWGQSELSQLGSVGWFSTLDDIPGGDASWIGKPVTHLEVKVVDAEGNDAEIGELVCRTPSVMLGYFKDEERTAEVFRGGWVHTGDMVRVDADGNLFFYDRMKDMIKTGGMNVSSQEVERAIHTHPEVLRAAVVGVPDPYWSEAVTAFVIAREGCTPDPQAIIEHCRIELAIYKAPKSVYIVEELPVDAQGKILKRNLRTMATAAEEPV